The following proteins are encoded in a genomic region of Nitrospiraceae bacterium:
- a CDS encoding sigma 54-interacting transcriptional regulator, with product MDGRTVSPCETLSERYQALLEVAEAISSHRDLHELFRDLAQRLPRVVHVNFVSLSLHDPARNLMRLQTIQANVPVDLIGGHEEPIEETPSGLVWQTQQPVLVPDLAEEHRWPKVTQRMKEDGTKSFCVVPLTTAVRRLGAMGFSSLERGAYGEADLEFLRQVGNQVAVAVDNVLHHQDLTHDRDRLRLLLEVSESIASHRDLAELFHDLAQRLPRALEFSYIALILHDPERNVMRLHILETPRPVSIAPGCEFPVEESVGGWVWQHQQPLVIENIEQETRFPKLIQMICEAGVRSFCTVPLTTARRRLGALSVGSFEQHHYGRASIEFLQQVAKQVAIAVENALAYGEITGLKEKLAKEKLYLEEEIRTEYNFEEIIGESPTLKKVLKQVEVVAPTDSAVLVLGETGTGKELLARAIHNLSGRRERTFVKMNCAAIPTGLLESELFGHERGAFTGAIATKIGRFELADGGTLFLDEVGDITLELQSKLLRVLQEQEFERLGSTRTMRVNVRVVAATNQDLSEMVEKKEFRSDLYYRLNVFPLVVPPLRERREDIPVLVRYFAQKFARQLNRSVERIPADTIDALTAYAWPGNIRELENLVERAVILSTGPDLVFPLSELKTPRFQAGAASVSTLEAAEREHIVRALNATNWIIGGQAGAAAKLGMKRTTLQSKMQKLGIVRSH from the coding sequence ATGGACGGGCGCACCGTATCTCCATGTGAGACTCTCTCCGAACGGTACCAAGCCCTACTGGAGGTTGCGGAGGCGATTTCCTCACACCGCGACCTACACGAACTCTTTCGCGACCTCGCCCAGCGGCTTCCCCGGGTCGTCCACGTGAATTTTGTGTCCCTCTCCTTGCACGATCCCGCCCGTAACCTGATGCGATTGCAGACGATCCAAGCGAATGTTCCGGTGGATCTCATCGGTGGCCACGAGGAACCGATTGAGGAAACACCGTCGGGACTCGTATGGCAAACACAGCAACCGGTCCTTGTGCCGGACCTTGCCGAAGAACATCGGTGGCCAAAAGTTACTCAACGGATGAAGGAGGACGGCACGAAGTCGTTTTGTGTCGTGCCCCTGACCACGGCGGTCCGACGGTTGGGAGCGATGGGGTTTTCGAGCTTGGAGAGAGGGGCCTATGGCGAAGCGGACCTGGAATTTCTGCGACAGGTCGGAAACCAAGTCGCCGTTGCCGTGGACAACGTCCTCCATCATCAAGACCTGACCCATGATCGTGACCGCTTGCGTCTCCTCCTGGAAGTGTCCGAGTCTATCGCGTCACACCGTGACCTGGCCGAGCTGTTCCATGATCTGGCCCAACGGCTTCCACGCGCGCTCGAGTTTTCCTATATCGCCTTGATTCTGCATGATCCCGAGCGGAACGTCATGCGTCTCCATATCCTGGAGACGCCGCGACCGGTCAGCATCGCTCCAGGGTGTGAATTTCCCGTCGAAGAGTCGGTTGGAGGTTGGGTCTGGCAACACCAGCAGCCCCTGGTGATCGAGAATATCGAACAGGAAACCCGATTCCCGAAACTGATCCAGATGATTTGCGAGGCAGGCGTCCGGTCCTTCTGCACGGTTCCTCTCACGACCGCGCGCCGCCGCCTGGGTGCGTTGTCCGTCGGAAGCTTTGAACAGCATCATTACGGCAGGGCGAGCATCGAATTCCTCCAACAGGTGGCCAAGCAAGTCGCCATCGCGGTCGAGAATGCCCTGGCCTATGGCGAGATAACGGGCCTCAAGGAAAAACTCGCCAAGGAGAAACTGTACCTGGAAGAAGAAATCAGGACCGAATACAACTTCGAGGAGATCATCGGTGAAAGCCCGACGTTGAAAAAGGTGCTCAAGCAGGTCGAAGTCGTCGCGCCGACGGATTCGGCCGTACTGGTTCTGGGAGAAACGGGAACGGGCAAGGAATTGCTGGCCCGTGCCATTCACAACTTGAGCGGCAGGCGGGAGCGGACGTTCGTGAAGATGAACTGCGCGGCCATCCCCACCGGTCTGCTCGAAAGCGAGTTGTTCGGTCACGAGCGCGGAGCCTTCACCGGGGCGATCGCCACCAAGATCGGACGATTCGAGTTGGCCGATGGCGGCACGCTCTTTCTCGACGAAGTGGGAGACATCACGCTTGAACTCCAATCGAAGCTCCTGCGCGTCCTACAGGAACAGGAATTCGAGCGGTTGGGAAGCACGAGAACCATGCGAGTCAACGTGCGGGTCGTGGCCGCGACCAACCAGGACCTGTCCGAGATGGTGGAGAAAAAGGAATTTCGCAGCGATCTCTATTACCGGTTGAACGTGTTCCCGCTCGTGGTTCCTCCCTTGAGAGAACGCCGCGAGGACATTCCCGTGCTTGTGCGCTACTTTGCCCAGAAGTTTGCGCGACAGTTGAATCGTTCGGTCGAACGCATCCCCGCCGATACAATCGATGCCTTGACGGCCTATGCCTGGCCCGGAAACATTCGGGAGCTCGAAAATCTGGTCGAACGGGCGGTCATCCTCTCCACCGGCCCTGACTTGGTGTTTCCCCTCAGCGAACTCAAAACCCCGCGCTTCCAGGCGGGTGCGGCGTCAGTGTCCACACTGGAAGCGGCGGAGCGAGAACACATCGTTCGCGCGCTGAACGCAACCAACTGGATCATCGGAGGTCAGGCCGGCGCGGCGGCCAAGCTCGGCATGAAACGCACCACCCTCCAATCCAAGATGCAGAAGCTCGGCATCGTACGTTCCCACTAA
- a CDS encoding MBL fold metallo-hydrolase, whose translation MRSTWFRFLLVVGCLLVQGPEASAQQSRPDDEITKLADDVYLFRHKFHQSIFITTPKGVVVTDPISSDAATWLKAKIKTLTDQPVRYVIYSHNHNDHITGGSVFSDTALFISQTAARPKILQAGDPQTPVPNVTFGDRMFIDLGGKQVELIYTGRNHSDNSLVVLLPQNKLLFAVDFIPVETVAYRALPDSYPEEWIDSLKQVEQLDFEILVPGHGKVGTKEDVQRFRGYLEDLRVAVLEQVQKGASLEETKKTVQLPKYEQWQRYSDWFPENVEGMYRYLSEQRKDNR comes from the coding sequence ATGCGCTCGACATGGTTCCGATTCTTACTGGTCGTTGGATGCCTGCTGGTTCAAGGACCTGAGGCGTCGGCTCAACAGTCTCGGCCCGATGATGAAATCACGAAGTTGGCCGATGACGTGTATCTGTTCAGGCACAAATTTCATCAGTCTATTTTTATCACCACGCCAAAAGGTGTCGTCGTCACCGATCCGATCAGTTCCGACGCCGCGACCTGGCTGAAAGCCAAGATCAAGACCCTCACCGATCAGCCCGTCCGCTACGTGATATACAGCCACAACCATAATGATCACATCACCGGTGGCAGCGTCTTCTCCGACACAGCTCTCTTCATCAGTCAGACTGCCGCAAGGCCGAAAATTCTCCAGGCCGGGGATCCTCAGACACCAGTTCCCAACGTGACGTTTGGTGATCGGATGTTCATCGACCTTGGAGGCAAACAGGTCGAACTGATTTACACCGGAAGAAACCATTCGGATAACAGCCTCGTCGTGCTGCTCCCGCAGAACAAGCTGCTCTTCGCCGTCGATTTCATTCCGGTCGAGACGGTGGCCTATCGGGCGCTGCCGGACAGCTATCCAGAGGAATGGATCGACTCGCTCAAACAGGTCGAGCAATTGGATTTCGAGATCCTGGTTCCCGGCCATGGCAAGGTCGGCACGAAGGAGGACGTGCAACGGTTTCGCGGCTACCTCGAAGATCTCAGAGTCGCCGTACTGGAGCAGGTCCAGAAGGGCGCAAGTCTGGAAGAAACGAAAAAAACTGTTCAGCTTCCCAAATACGAACAGTGGCAGCGGTATTCCGATTGGTTTCCGGAGAATGTCGAAGGGATGTACCGGTATCTCTCCGAACAGCGGAAGGACAATCGCTGA
- a CDS encoding sorbosone dehydrogenase family protein: MRRVGMLSFFSTILIFVACRVGAGPLPLDTIKLPPGFSIAIYADNVPNARGMTLGQNGTVFVGSREKGDVYAVLDKDGDQRADAVVTIARSLQMPVGVAYQNGSLYVSAVDRILRFDKVEQNLTNPAPPVVVTDRFPKETHHGWKFIAFGPDGKLYVPVGAPCNICEPDPDRYALIARINPGGSGYEVVARGVRNSVGFDWDPTTRDLWFTDNGRDYLGDNQPPDELNHASKAGLHFGYPYCHGGTIQDPEYGSKHACSEFTAPAVTLGPHVASLGMRFYTGMMFPSEYRNQIFIAEHGSWNRSEKIGYRITLVSRDKQGRLQYSTFAEGWLQGQKAWGRPADVLVMPDGALLVSDDSAGVIYRISYRTPSANTPPPPP, from the coding sequence ATGAGGCGCGTTGGTATGCTGTCATTCTTCTCGACGATTCTGATCTTCGTCGCCTGCCGGGTCGGCGCAGGCCCTCTCCCGCTCGATACAATCAAGCTCCCCCCCGGCTTTTCCATCGCGATCTATGCGGACAATGTTCCGAATGCGCGGGGAATGACGCTTGGGCAAAACGGCACCGTCTTCGTCGGCTCCAGAGAGAAAGGAGACGTCTATGCAGTCCTCGACAAAGACGGTGATCAACGCGCTGATGCCGTGGTGACTATCGCCCGTAGCTTGCAAATGCCCGTGGGTGTCGCCTATCAGAACGGCTCTCTGTACGTCTCCGCGGTCGATCGCATCTTACGTTTCGACAAGGTTGAGCAAAACCTGACGAATCCTGCTCCGCCGGTGGTGGTCACGGATCGATTTCCGAAAGAGACGCATCATGGATGGAAATTCATCGCGTTCGGTCCAGACGGAAAACTCTATGTGCCTGTCGGAGCCCCTTGCAATATCTGTGAACCCGACCCCGACCGCTACGCGCTCATCGCCCGCATTAATCCGGGCGGGAGCGGTTACGAGGTTGTGGCTCGTGGAGTCCGGAACTCGGTCGGATTCGACTGGGATCCAACGACCCGCGACTTGTGGTTCACGGACAATGGTCGGGATTATCTCGGAGACAATCAACCGCCGGATGAACTCAATCATGCGTCGAAGGCGGGACTGCACTTCGGCTACCCCTATTGTCACGGTGGAACAATCCAGGATCCTGAATACGGCAGCAAGCACGCCTGCAGCGAATTCACTGCGCCGGCCGTCACGCTCGGCCCCCATGTTGCTTCTCTTGGCATGCGTTTTTACACCGGCATGATGTTCCCCTCGGAATACCGAAACCAAATCTTCATTGCGGAGCATGGGTCGTGGAATCGGAGCGAGAAAATAGGCTATCGGATCACCCTCGTGTCACGGGATAAACAGGGGCGACTCCAGTATTCGACCTTTGCAGAAGGGTGGCTTCAGGGTCAAAAGGCATGGGGACGCCCTGCTGATGTTCTCGTCATGCCGGATGGCGCTCTCTTGGTGTCGGACGATTCGGCGGGCGTGATCTATCGAATCAGCTATCGAACACCGTCGGCCAATACTCCCCCGCCACCACCGTGA
- a CDS encoding ROK family protein, with product MTSEGETIMTVRRAKGDGRRTRSPIKVLAIDVGGTNVKVLGADQSTPHKIPSGPAMTAKKMIGEVKRATDGRAYDAVSIGYPGPVRGGHPLAEPKNLGGGWVKCDFQKAFGKPVKVINDAAMQALGSYEGGRMLFLGLGTGLGSALITDGVLVPMELAHLRYRKGRTYEDYVGVRGLKRYGKKRWRRYVLDVVSALRDALQSDYVVLGGGNAKRLQRLPKWARLGDNSHAFISGFRLWDDAWQDERSACVVRMGRSSEGRGS from the coding sequence ATGACGTCGGAAGGGGAAACGATCATGACGGTACGACGAGCAAAGGGAGATGGGAGGAGAACCCGAAGTCCGATCAAGGTGCTCGCGATTGATGTGGGCGGCACCAACGTGAAGGTGCTCGGAGCCGATCAGTCGACACCTCATAAAATCCCTTCCGGGCCGGCCATGACGGCGAAAAAGATGATCGGCGAAGTCAAGCGCGCAACCGATGGTCGAGCCTATGACGCGGTCTCGATCGGGTACCCAGGCCCGGTACGGGGCGGACACCCGCTGGCGGAACCCAAGAATCTCGGCGGAGGGTGGGTGAAGTGTGATTTTCAGAAGGCCTTCGGCAAACCGGTCAAGGTGATCAACGACGCGGCCATGCAGGCGCTCGGCAGCTACGAAGGCGGTCGCATGCTGTTCTTGGGGCTCGGCACCGGCCTCGGTTCCGCGCTCATCACCGACGGTGTGCTGGTCCCGATGGAACTCGCGCATCTCCGGTATCGAAAGGGTCGCACCTACGAGGACTACGTCGGGGTGCGCGGATTGAAGCGGTACGGGAAGAAACGATGGCGCCGGTACGTGCTGGATGTGGTGTCAGCGCTTCGGGATGCGCTCCAATCAGACTATGTCGTACTCGGCGGCGGCAATGCGAAGAGGCTCCAGAGGCTGCCCAAATGGGCTCGTCTCGGAGACAACAGCCATGCCTTTATCAGCGGCTTTCGATTATGGGACGACGCCTGGCAGGATGAACGATCTGCCTGTGTCGTGCGGATGGGCCGTTCAAGTGAAGGGCGTGGGTCGTAA
- the pqqD gene encoding pyrroloquinoline quinone biosynthesis peptide chaperone PqqD, whose amino-acid sequence MLMTTARPRLNRKVRLRLDRRTGRYMLLYPERGLELNETALEIARFCTGEWTVDDIVQHLARAFHDASLLEIKRDTRHFLDTLAERGLLQG is encoded by the coding sequence ATGCTTATGACCACAGCCAGGCCTCGGCTTAACCGAAAAGTGCGCCTTCGCCTCGATCGGCGCACGGGTCGCTATATGCTGCTGTACCCTGAACGGGGACTGGAGCTGAACGAGACTGCCTTGGAGATTGCACGCTTCTGTACGGGAGAGTGGACGGTCGACGATATCGTCCAACATCTGGCTCGTGCGTTTCATGATGCTTCCCTGCTTGAAATCAAGCGAGACACGCGTCACTTTCTCGACACCCTCGCCGAACGTGGACTCCTGCAAGGTTGA
- the pqqE gene encoding pyrroloquinoline quinone biosynthesis protein PqqE yields MNGEYRPYTFIAELTYQCPLRCPYCSNPLDYTHQRDEIDTDTWLRVFQEAEALGVVQLNLTGGEPLLRNDLERLIEGASKLELYTNLITSGIPLTFERLARFRALGLNSVQVSIQSTKPTESDRIAGAPSFHRKLDVMQWVRSLDIPLTMNVVLHRDNIGETAALIALAENVSADRLELANAQYLGWALRNRAALLPTREQLGRARAIAADARERLRGRMEVVFVTPDYYSAFPKSCMDGWGRRFIVVNPEGLALPCHLAQTLPGLHFDNVRQRSVEDIWHHSSGFNQFRGEGWLPDPCRTCDRRTKDFGGCRCQAFHVTGNAGATDPTCSLSPAHGRIESARSQASHVAGAPVLFEYRTGRGFARA; encoded by the coding sequence ATGAACGGCGAGTATCGTCCCTATACATTCATCGCCGAACTCACCTACCAGTGTCCTTTACGATGCCCCTATTGTTCGAATCCTCTCGACTATACGCATCAGAGAGACGAAATCGACACCGACACATGGCTTCGTGTCTTTCAGGAGGCGGAAGCACTTGGTGTGGTCCAGCTCAACCTGACGGGCGGCGAGCCGTTGCTGCGGAATGATCTTGAACGGCTCATTGAGGGGGCGAGCAAGCTTGAGCTGTATACGAATCTGATCACGAGCGGCATCCCTCTGACCTTCGAACGACTTGCTCGATTTCGGGCGCTCGGGCTCAACAGCGTGCAAGTGTCCATCCAAAGTACAAAGCCGACGGAATCAGATCGCATTGCCGGCGCACCATCGTTCCACCGGAAGCTCGACGTCATGCAGTGGGTGAGATCGCTCGACATCCCGTTGACCATGAACGTGGTACTCCATCGGGACAACATCGGTGAAACCGCGGCGCTCATCGCGCTGGCCGAAAATGTGTCGGCAGACCGGTTGGAATTGGCCAACGCGCAGTACCTTGGGTGGGCTCTCCGGAATCGCGCAGCGCTCCTGCCCACTCGCGAGCAACTCGGACGGGCACGAGCCATCGCGGCTGACGCCAGGGAACGGCTTCGAGGGAGAATGGAAGTGGTGTTCGTCACTCCCGACTACTATTCGGCGTTTCCCAAATCCTGTATGGATGGCTGGGGACGCCGGTTCATCGTGGTGAATCCGGAAGGGCTTGCGCTGCCCTGTCATCTAGCGCAGACGTTGCCGGGCTTACATTTTGACAACGTCAGGCAGCGTTCCGTCGAGGACATTTGGCATCACTCCTCCGGCTTTAATCAATTCCGTGGAGAGGGATGGCTGCCCGACCCCTGCCGAACCTGCGATCGTCGCACCAAAGACTTTGGAGGATGTCGCTGTCAGGCCTTTCATGTGACGGGGAACGCCGGCGCAACGGATCCAACTTGTTCTCTCTCCCCTGCACATGGGCGCATTGAATCCGCCCGAAGCCAGGCGAGTCACGTGGCCGGTGCGCCGGTGTTGTTTGAATATCGGACCGGCCGAGGATTTGCTCGAGCATGA
- a CDS encoding PAS domain-containing protein: protein MSVMVPSGPLFRYGLSVAAVVLALLLTALFQPFLDRSLFLLFFGAVIISAWFGGMGPGLLAIGLSSAACQYFLLHPVGTEIVNASPDLLTLLVFGLVSLIATALISARLRTDQALRASEAQMRRLVSSNIVGIIHSHFDGRILDANDAFLAMVGYTRADLRSGTVRWDAMTPPELRHLSERAMEKLRASGACPPFEKEYFRKDSSRVPVLIGLALLEGTQDQAMCFVLDLSEGKRMEEALKQIRDHLEVRVREQTAALRHMNEALKGEIDEHKRAEEALRLSEQRFRYLAENMDEVFWFTQVNPERTLYVSPAFETVWGRAVNDVYEDPRLWLQCIHPEDRVRVTGAFEAWLNGQAEMYDIEYRILTPPDEVRWIHDRGVKEEKEGRPVLVGGIATDITERKRAEEALRESEARLKLAQESAGAGVWDWDIRSRTMKWSKEYYRLLGLKLGEHQPSHEAWLRSVHPDDRLRVQCAVEEAIKEKRELEIEYRICRPDGELRWLTRRGQTFHDHDGQPARMVGITLDITDRKRGELLLEGEKRLLEMVARGDSLAVILDALCRVVEELSNGLLASILLLDRYGKRLWHAAAPSLPKSYTDTINGMAIGPAAGSCGTAAYRAQRVVVPDITKSQLWAEYRDLGLAHGLRACWATPILSTEGPVLGAFAIYYREPRRPTPHEIDLVERATYLARVTIERKRVEEALSTMQSELARASRAMTMGELIASIAHEINQPLAAIVTNGNACLRWLSGPKPNIKELREAVADVVKDANRASDVIARIRELLKKSPPQAVRLDMNKVIREVAALVDKDVLRRRVSLRTVLASNLPSLSGDRIQLQQVLLNLVMNAVEAMSMVPETGRELVIQSSAHGSNEVLVQVRDAGIGLDPINLDRIFDPFFTTKTNGMGMGLSISRSIIEAHGGKLEASPNADRGANFHFTLPAE from the coding sequence ATGAGCGTAATGGTGCCTTCAGGTCCATTGTTCCGCTATGGCCTCAGCGTTGCAGCAGTGGTACTTGCTCTGCTGCTCACCGCATTGTTTCAGCCTTTCCTAGATCGCAGTCTTTTTCTTCTGTTCTTCGGCGCTGTGATTATCAGTGCTTGGTTCGGTGGTATGGGACCAGGTCTTCTCGCCATTGGCCTCTCCAGCGCAGCGTGTCAGTACTTTCTGCTCCATCCGGTCGGCACCGAAATAGTCAATGCGTCTCCAGACCTACTGACGCTCCTCGTCTTTGGATTGGTCAGTCTCATCGCCACCGCACTGATCTCTGCCCGTTTGCGTACCGATCAGGCTCTACGTGCAAGCGAAGCGCAAATGCGGCGGCTAGTGAGCTCCAACATCGTCGGGATCATCCATTCACATTTTGATGGCCGCATTCTCGACGCCAATGACGCTTTTCTCGCGATGGTGGGATACACGCGAGCGGACCTGCGATCCGGGACCGTCCGGTGGGATGCGATGACACCACCGGAACTTCGTCATCTGAGCGAACGAGCCATGGAGAAGCTGAGGGCGTCAGGGGCTTGCCCGCCGTTTGAGAAGGAATACTTTCGCAAGGACAGCAGTCGCGTTCCGGTCCTGATTGGGTTGGCGCTCTTGGAGGGCACCCAGGACCAAGCGATGTGTTTCGTGCTCGATCTCTCAGAGGGCAAACGTATGGAAGAGGCGCTCAAGCAGATACGGGATCACCTGGAGGTCAGAGTTCGCGAGCAGACGGCTGCGTTGAGGCACATGAATGAAGCCTTGAAGGGCGAAATCGACGAGCACAAACGGGCTGAAGAGGCATTGCGCCTGAGCGAGCAACGCTTTCGGTATCTGGCAGAAAACATGGATGAGGTCTTTTGGTTCACACAAGTCAATCCTGAACGGACCCTCTACGTGAGTCCAGCGTTCGAGACCGTTTGGGGGCGAGCGGTCAACGATGTGTACGAGGACCCGCGTCTCTGGCTGCAATGTATCCACCCCGAGGACCGAGTGCGGGTGACAGGTGCCTTTGAAGCATGGCTTAACGGACAGGCTGAGATGTATGACATTGAATACCGCATTTTGACACCGCCCGATGAGGTTCGATGGATTCACGATCGAGGAGTCAAGGAAGAGAAGGAAGGTCGGCCGGTTCTCGTAGGTGGAATTGCAACCGACATCACCGAACGCAAGCGGGCGGAGGAGGCGCTGCGGGAGAGCGAGGCGCGGCTGAAACTCGCGCAAGAATCGGCCGGTGCCGGAGTGTGGGATTGGGACATCCGGTCCAGAACGATGAAGTGGTCGAAGGAGTATTATCGTTTGCTCGGACTCAAGCTGGGCGAACACCAGCCATCGCATGAAGCTTGGCTACGGTCCGTACATCCCGACGATCGACTCAGAGTTCAGTGCGCCGTGGAAGAGGCCATCAAGGAGAAACGAGAACTCGAGATTGAATATCGCATCTGTCGGCCCGATGGCGAGCTACGGTGGCTGACCCGGAGAGGACAGACGTTCCATGACCATGACGGGCAGCCGGCTCGCATGGTCGGCATTACGCTCGATATCACAGATCGCAAGCGAGGAGAGTTGTTGCTTGAGGGAGAAAAACGTCTTCTCGAGATGGTGGCCAGGGGTGATTCGCTCGCCGTCATCCTGGATGCCCTATGTCGGGTCGTCGAAGAGCTGTCCAACGGGTTGCTAGCGTCGATTTTGCTGTTGGATCGGTACGGCAAACGGCTCTGGCACGCAGCGGCCCCTAGTCTTCCAAAAAGTTACACTGACACGATTAACGGTATGGCTATCGGCCCTGCAGCAGGTTCGTGCGGAACGGCGGCTTACCGGGCCCAGAGAGTGGTTGTCCCAGACATAACCAAGAGCCAGCTATGGGCCGAGTATCGCGATCTGGGATTGGCGCACGGTTTGCGCGCCTGCTGGGCCACGCCGATTCTGTCCACCGAAGGTCCGGTCTTGGGGGCCTTTGCCATCTACTACCGCGAACCTCGCAGGCCTACCCCCCATGAGATCGATCTCGTTGAGCGAGCCACCTATCTCGCGAGAGTTACCATCGAACGCAAACGCGTAGAGGAGGCGCTAAGCACTATGCAGTCTGAACTCGCGCGCGCTTCTCGGGCAATGACGATGGGGGAGTTGATCGCATCTATCGCTCATGAAATCAATCAGCCTCTGGCCGCGATCGTCACCAACGGCAATGCGTGCCTGCGCTGGCTCTCCGGCCCAAAACCGAATATCAAGGAGTTACGGGAAGCGGTGGCAGACGTCGTGAAAGATGCCAACCGGGCTAGCGACGTGATCGCCCGCATTCGAGAGCTTTTGAAAAAGAGCCCTCCTCAGGCCGTGCGGCTGGATATGAACAAGGTCATTCGTGAAGTCGCTGCACTGGTGGACAAGGACGTCTTGAGAAGGAGAGTCTCGCTGCGAACGGTGCTCGCATCGAACCTGCCGAGCCTGTCGGGTGATCGCATTCAATTACAACAGGTGCTCCTCAACCTCGTCATGAACGCAGTCGAGGCCATGAGCATGGTTCCGGAGACGGGGCGAGAACTCGTGATTCAGTCGAGCGCGCACGGCTCGAACGAAGTGTTGGTCCAAGTGCGAGATGCGGGCATCGGGCTCGATCCGATCAACCTCGACCGTATCTTCGACCCGTTCTTTACGACAAAGACGAACGGGATGGGCATGGGGTTATCGATCAGTCGGTCCATTATCGAGGCCCACGGTGGAAAACTGGAGGCATCACCGAATGCGGATAGAGGGGCGAATTTTCATTTCACCCTTCCAGCCGAATGA
- a CDS encoding CDGSH iron-sulfur domain-containing protein: MSDVIITPKNDGPYYVKGTFKIVTEGGRQIVVDGNEAWLCRCGHSANKPFCDGSHKKAGFKNNLDQKS; this comes from the coding sequence ATGAGCGACGTCATCATTACCCCCAAGAATGACGGACCCTATTACGTCAAAGGCACGTTCAAGATCGTGACGGAAGGCGGTCGACAGATCGTGGTCGATGGAAACGAGGCCTGGCTCTGCCGGTGCGGCCACTCGGCAAACAAGCCGTTCTGCGACGGTTCGCACAAGAAGGCCGGGTTCAAGAACAATTTGGATCAGAAATCATGA
- a CDS encoding OsmC family protein, producing MKRTSSAIWQGDLKTGKGTVSTESGVLSKTQYSFSTRFENGKGTNPEELIAAAHAGCFTMALSAQLGNAGLVADKLETTATVSFEKLEAGWAVTQIHLDVKGKVPKADVTAWEKATAAAKSGCPISRLLNTTITMDAKLEG from the coding sequence ATGAAACGCACCAGTTCCGCAATCTGGCAAGGTGATCTGAAAACCGGCAAGGGAACAGTTTCGACGGAGAGCGGCGTGTTGTCGAAGACCCAGTATTCGTTCAGCACAAGATTCGAGAACGGTAAGGGCACGAATCCGGAGGAGCTGATCGCCGCGGCGCACGCGGGCTGCTTCACGATGGCGCTGTCGGCGCAGCTGGGCAATGCGGGACTCGTGGCCGACAAGCTGGAAACGACGGCCACGGTGAGTTTTGAGAAACTCGAAGCCGGTTGGGCCGTGACGCAGATTCATCTCGACGTAAAGGGCAAGGTCCCGAAAGCCGATGTCACAGCCTGGGAGAAGGCGACCGCTGCGGCAAAATCAGGCTGCCCGATTTCTCGGTTACTCAACACGACGATCACAATGGACGCAAAGTTGGAGGGGTAG
- the pqqC gene encoding pyrroloquinoline-quinone synthase PqqC, whose product MKSDQHQGPLSKDAFVEWLSREGAVRYHDHHLFHKLMHDGNLTNVQLQQWVLNRYYYQTRIPIKDALIVSKSEDPNFRRIWLRRIQDHDGSQDGQGGLASWLELARGVGLDIEEVRNCRSVLPGVRLACDGYVQFVRESPLLEAVASSLTELFAPALMAKRLEAWKHHFPWVSSEALAYFQMRISRASLDSKQAVEFVVQHAVTYELQKRCVQALVKKAEILWHILDCLYMAYVEPGSEREKAAHAYDHSQASA is encoded by the coding sequence TCGTGGAGTGGCTCTCGCGCGAAGGTGCTGTCCGTTATCATGACCACCATCTCTTCCATAAGCTCATGCACGATGGGAATCTGACGAATGTCCAGCTGCAACAATGGGTGTTGAATCGCTACTACTACCAAACTCGCATTCCGATCAAGGACGCCCTCATCGTCTCAAAGTCTGAAGACCCGAATTTTCGACGGATCTGGCTCCGCCGCATTCAGGATCATGACGGATCGCAAGATGGGCAAGGCGGCCTCGCTTCGTGGCTCGAGTTGGCCCGCGGTGTGGGTCTCGATATCGAGGAAGTCAGAAACTGTCGGTCTGTGCTCCCGGGAGTCAGGCTCGCCTGTGACGGGTATGTGCAGTTCGTCCGTGAGTCCCCGCTTCTCGAAGCAGTGGCCTCCTCACTGACGGAGTTGTTTGCTCCAGCGCTCATGGCCAAACGCCTCGAGGCGTGGAAACACCATTTTCCGTGGGTAAGTTCGGAAGCCCTGGCGTATTTCCAGATGAGAATTTCCCGCGCCAGCCTTGATTCGAAACAGGCCGTCGAATTCGTCGTGCAACACGCCGTGACGTATGAGCTGCAGAAACGATGTGTGCAAGCTTTGGTCAAGAAGGCCGAGATTCTGTGGCATATACTCGATTGCCTGTATATGGCCTACGTCGAGCCCGGATCAGAACGAGAAAAGGCGGCCCATGCTTATGACCACAGCCAGGCCTCGGCTTAA